In Exiguobacterium acetylicum, the genomic stretch CAGAGTTGATACATCCAGAACGGTGACGCTAAAATCAGCGCAATGATGAACGCAAGATTCAAATACAACATTAAAGGATCGGCGACGTTGAAGGCATTCAAACCGATGCCGAGCTCTTTTAAGTCCGCTTGCAAGAAGCGAACGAGCGGTCGGACGAGCGGAAATGCGACAGCGAACAGGACGACGACGATGATAAGCGACCAGACGATCCGCTTACGCAGTTCGTCAAGGTGCGACGTCATGCTTTGCTCTTGATCAACCGTCATGATTCAATCACTTCTCTTTCGGTTCGTCCTTTTTATCGTCGTCCATGATGCCGTTCGTGGCATTCTTGAACTCTTTCAATGTCTGACCTGCAGCGCGTCCGAATTCTGGTAACTTCTTCGGTCCGAAAATGATCAATGCGACGACCGCGATTAATCCGATGCTCGCAGGTCCGATACCTAGTGTGAGCGGAATAAGGTTTTCCATTATGATTTCACTCCTTCAGCTGATTGCGAATAATGCTTCATGAAATAAACTAACGACTGCAACTCGATCGATAAATCAATGTGATGGACCCGGACGCTAGCTGGCACGTTCAACCGCGCTGGCGTAAAGTTCAGGATGCCTGTCACACCATACTCGACTAACTCATCCGCTACTGACTGCGCGAACTGGGATGGAACCGTCAAGATGGCAACATCGACCTGATTCGCTTCGATTTGTTCTTTCATGTCCGAAACATGATAGATTGGAACGTCATGCGTCGTTGTTCCGACCTTCTCTTCGTCCGCATCAAACGCAACGACTATCCGAGTACTATTATTCTTTAAAAAGTTATAATTTGCAAACGCTGTTCCGAGATGACCGACCCCGATTAAGGCAACATTCGTCACCTCATCTTGATTCAAGGTTTTGCGGAAAAACGTTAAGAGATGTTGAACGTTATATCCATACCCCTTCTTCCCTAATGCCCCAAAGTAGGAAAAATCGCGACGAATCGTTGCTGAATCAACCTTCACCGCCTCGCTTAACTCAGCAGAAGAGACGCGGAGCTTGCCTGAATTGTATAAACTTTGGATGAAGCGATAATATAGCGGCAACCGTTTTGCTGTCGCTTGTGGAATTTTTGTGTCTGGTCCATTCATCCTGCAGTTCCCCCTTCGGCCACATCCATCGTGGCACCCAAATCTTTGCAAAAAGCTTTCTACTCTCCTTGATTGTAAACCACTTCACATAGAGTCACAAATAATATATTCCGCAGGACCTCGCGCTTTTGTTCGTGATAGACTAAAGGGTGGAAGGATGGATGGAAATGATACTCTTACAAGTCAACCAACTCTCGAAATCATTCGGCGTCGAGCCGATTTTAGAAAATATCAAATTGGAAGTACAAGAGCGGGACCGCATTGCGCTCGTCGGACGAAACGGTGCCGGTAAATCGACCTTGCTCAAAATCATTGCTGGCGAACTCAGTCATGACTCGGGCGACATCATGAAAGGCAAGGATGTCAAAATCGGTTATCTCGCGCAAGACAGTGGTCTCGAATCGAACGAGACGATCTGGAACGAGATGCTGACCGTCTTTGAACATCTCCAAGAACAAGAACGGACACTGCGCCGGATGGAAATCGAAATGGGCATGGAGCATATCTTGAACGACCCGGTCGCGTACGATCGTCTCCTGAAGACATACGATCAAGCGCAACACGACTTCTCAGAAGCGGGTGGTTATCAGTTTGAAGCGAATATCCGCTCCGTCCTGCACGGGATGCGCTTTTATCCGGATGATTACTCGCGCCGGATTCAGACATTATCCGGTGGTCAACGGACACGGCTTGCCTTAGCGAAGATGCTCTTACAAGCACCAGAGCTCCTCATTCTCGACGAGCCGACCAACCACCTCGATATCGATACACTCGCTTGGCTCGAAAGTTACCTCGGTGGTTATCGTGGTGCCGTTCTGATCGTCTCGCACGACCGGTACTTCCTCGACCAAGTCGTCAATGTCGTCTATGAGCTGTCACGCAATGTC encodes the following:
- a CDS encoding redox-sensing transcriptional repressor Rex, yielding MNGPDTKIPQATAKRLPLYYRFIQSLYNSGKLRVSSAELSEAVKVDSATIRRDFSYFGALGKKGYGYNVQHLLTFFRKTLNQDEVTNVALIGVGHLGTAFANYNFLKNNSTRIVVAFDADEEKVGTTTHDVPIYHVSDMKEQIEANQVDVAILTVPSQFAQSVADELVEYGVTGILNFTPARLNVPASVRVHHIDLSIELQSLVYFMKHYSQSAEGVKS
- a CDS encoding twin-arginine translocase TatA/TatE family subunit, whose protein sequence is MENLIPLTLGIGPASIGLIAVVALIIFGPKKLPEFGRAAGQTLKEFKNATNGIMDDDKKDEPKEK